In the Cytophagales bacterium genome, CCTTGTTTTGAACTAGTAAATTGCCAAAATTTTCGGAACTTAACTTTTTTGATTTCAGGAGGTACCAATTAGCGTAGTGTACATTAAATAGGTGTCGGACACCTACAATTAATTAATATCACAAATATTACCAAAATATTCGAAAACTCATAAAAGGCAGGTGTCCGACACCTTCACTGTATAAAAGGACAATATTGCTCTTGTCACTGTCTGAGAGTGCTTTGAAAAGTCTAAAGATTTCATCTGTATGTGACATAAGTTTTTGATGCAAGATACAAAAAACATTCAACAATTAGATTAGAGCCTCAATCATTAATCAATAACCGACTAAAACCAACTTTATTTGATTTTGAATCTAATACAACAATTTAAAGCTTTTTCTATGATACTCACATACTCCGTAAATTTTAATCGCCTCTCTGTGAAATTTTGTTGGATATCCTACATTTGTTTCCCATCGATAATGAGGAAAATCACAGGCAAGCTTCGCCATGAGGTCATCTCTATAGGTTTTAGCGAGAATAGATGCAGCAGCAATAGACATATATTTCCCATCACCTTTCACGATACAGCTATGGGGAATATTTTTGTATTGTTTAAACCTGTTTCCGTCTACAAGTAATAATTCTAATCCTCTACCTTTCTGATCCCATTTTCCATTAAGTTTATCTAAAGCTCTATGCATCGCTAAAAATGAAGCATTTAATATGTTCATAACATCTATTTCCGTATTAGAGACTTCAGCTACAGACCAGGCTATAGCTTCTTGTTTTATTTCTTTAGCGTGCATTTCTCTTTGCTTTTTGCTTAATAGCTTTGAATCGTTTAGTTCCGGATCATTATAATCTTTTGGAATGATCACCGCAGCAGCTACTACCGGTCCCGCCAGGCATCCTCTTCCTGCCTCATCAAGCCCGGCTTCAACTAAAAATCTATCATAATAAGGATAAAGCATGTTCTCAATTGACAGTTGACAGTTGACAATATTGCCTACTGTCAACTGCCTACTGCCAACTGTTTTTTATATTTTCTTATATATAATTTGCAAATTAGCATCGGATTTAAGAAATTTGGAACGATTTTTATGTATTTATTTACAAATCGTTACAATAGCACAATGAGCAGACGTATCATTTATATACTCATCATATTCAATATTCAATATTTAATATTCAATTTTCAATCATTAGCGCAGCCCGATGCGAAGCAAGCAGTTGCACATCTTCAAACTATTTTCATTTATCGTTTTACAAAATATATAGAATGGCCCCTCTCTTCCAGGCAGGGAGATTTTGTGATAGGAATATTGGGTGATGAGATACAAATACTGAATGAAATGAAAAAAATGGCAGAAGGTAGAAAAGCAGGAACAAAGGATATTGTTGTAAAAAATTATAAAACTATTGACGATATTAGTGAGTGTAATATACTTTTTATACCAAGAAAAGAGAGTGCGCAGTTAAGCTCTGTTATTGACAAGATAAAAGGATATAGTACATTACTAATCACTGAAAAAGAAGGCATGGCGAAAAAAGGTGCAGCGATCAATTTTGTAGCTATTAATATCAAGCTGAATTTTGAATTAAACGAAGCTAATGCAGAAAAGTATGGTTTACTGGTCAGCACAAACCTGTCGCGGCTTGCTATTATCGTGGATTAGGTGGTACCGTACCGGAAAAAAATAACCGCAAAGACGCAGAGACGCTAAGGTTATATTTTTATAAAAAAACTTTGCGTCTTGGCCCCGCATATTGCGGGGGTAAAAAAGTTGTTTCAATAACGATTTAAACGAATAAACGTATAAGTATTTAAAATTATTACTATTTTGTTAGTATTAGCAAACATATTGAAATCTCGTATCAAACCTGTGATGCTTATTCTATCACTGTTGATCGCTGGTTTTACATGCTCTGAGTACTCGGGGGTAAAAGCTCAACCCAGCCTTAGATCTGTTGCGCATCATTATCTAACCAATGGTGAATTGGACAAAGCAAAGCAGGCAATAGATAAGGTTTGCGAGCATGAGCTCACTATAAACGATGCTGAAACCTGGT is a window encoding:
- a CDS encoding ribonuclease HII, yielding MLYPYYDRFLVEAGLDEAGRGCLAGPVVAAAVIIPKDYNDPELNDSKLLSKKQREMHAKEIKQEAIAWSVAEVSNTEIDVMNILNASFLAMHRALDKLNGKWDQKGRGLELLLVDGNRFKQYKNIPHSCIVKGDGKYMSIAAASILAKTYRDDLMAKLACDFPHYRWETNVGYPTKFHREAIKIYGVCEYHRKSFKLLY
- a CDS encoding YfiR family protein, whose product is MQISIGFKKFGTIFMYLFTNRYNSTMSRRIIYILIIFNIQYLIFNFQSLAQPDAKQAVAHLQTIFIYRFTKYIEWPLSSRQGDFVIGILGDEIQILNEMKKMAEGRKAGTKDIVVKNYKTIDDISECNILFIPRKESAQLSSVIDKIKGYSTLLITEKEGMAKKGAAINFVAINIKLNFELNEANAEKYGLLVSTNLSRLAIIVD